In Pseudoalteromonas sp. NC201, a single window of DNA contains:
- a CDS encoding heme-binding protein gives MFNTVTNQQAKATADHLQAALQPNKQGFVPDYNIPLLATGGGNSQPETLSALGPLADLIGTWASARFAGFNVMPLPQETAPEGVILFNFPYYEVITFSATQGKVVNRGGDYQQNSYTIFYEQRVFFADGDKKDQLVHAENGTWLNLATTNQGSGKYNRPPYIPAPSGGANVPIQNPEHAIVKQVSIPHGNSILALGNHHFVDGRPEIPIANTLPQPETKAGTAIAGLYGENSPSNPNINPNIVLEQQLLVNQAYNPITKTDILTVNSDNDGLVSSIPFCKNHVDVPNFSTTYWIERLSSGALQLQYTQNISLQFNNTKNSKLLFPHITANTLFKVG, from the coding sequence ATGTTTAATACTGTCACCAATCAGCAAGCAAAAGCCACAGCAGATCACCTACAAGCTGCACTGCAACCTAACAAGCAAGGTTTTGTCCCAGATTACAATATACCTTTACTCGCAACAGGAGGAGGAAATAGCCAGCCAGAAACCCTCAGCGCACTTGGGCCATTGGCAGATCTCATCGGCACTTGGGCAAGCGCTCGTTTTGCGGGATTTAACGTCATGCCGCTGCCGCAAGAAACTGCTCCAGAAGGGGTTATACTATTTAATTTCCCTTACTACGAGGTGATCACCTTTAGCGCCACACAAGGAAAAGTAGTAAATCGAGGTGGCGATTATCAACAAAATAGTTATACGATCTTTTATGAGCAACGTGTATTTTTTGCCGACGGTGACAAGAAAGACCAACTTGTGCATGCTGAAAATGGCACTTGGCTCAATTTAGCCACCACCAATCAAGGTTCAGGTAAATACAACCGCCCTCCTTATATCCCCGCTCCTTCAGGTGGAGCAAACGTGCCAATACAAAATCCAGAGCATGCGATAGTCAAACAGGTTTCAATTCCACACGGTAACTCAATTTTAGCACTTGGAAATCATCACTTTGTCGATGGTCGTCCAGAAATTCCCATTGCCAACACGCTGCCGCAACCAGAAACTAAGGCAGGTACTGCCATTGCGGGTTTGTATGGAGAAAACTCACCGAGTAATCCAAATATCAATCCGAATATCGTGTTAGAACAACAATTGCTAGTTAACCAAGCATATAACCCTATCACTAAAACGGATATTTTGACCGTTAACAGTGACAATGATGGATTAGTTTCAAGTATCCCATTTTGTAAAAACCATGTAGACGTTCCAAACTTTTCTACCACTTACTGGATAGAAAGGTTATCCAGTGGCGCGTTGCAACTGCAATACACACAGAATATTTCGCTACAGTTTAACAACACCAAAAACAGCAAACTACTGTTTCCCCACATTACTGCAAACACCCTGTTTAAGGTGGGATAG